Proteins from one Rosa chinensis cultivar Old Blush chromosome 7, RchiOBHm-V2, whole genome shotgun sequence genomic window:
- the LOC112178600 gene encoding protein SLOW WALKER 1, producing MAEPQISKTFPVKPKQKPKPRTPKQTPESKYWSSFKTKQIPNLIASINSLTFSPTAPHSFAAAHSTSLTLYNPQSQFSRSSNISLNDVVSSASFRSDGLLIAAADLSGLVQVFDVKTRTPLRRLRSHTRPVRFVKFPVADKLHLVSGGDDAVVKYWDVAGETTICDFLGHKDYVRCGDWSPNDSNMFITGSYDHTVKLWDVRDKDSSSVTEVNHGKPVEDVMFLPSGGLIATAGGDSVKIWDLIGGGKLVYSMESHNKTVTSICVGKVGKLSGEEAQQYRILSVALDGYMKVFDYAKMKVTHSMRFPAPLMSVGFSPDCMTRVIGTSNGIIYAGRRKNKEDVESGSDEELTKYERRLKKLGSGNALGLGPVAEEPRIRVLKPTSFRYFRRGQSEKPSERDYLVMRRKKVKLGEHDKLLKKFRHKEALVSVLGRTKNPENAVAVMEELVSRKKLLKCVSNLDLEELGMLLMFLQRYSTMPRYSRLLMGLTEKVIEMRADDIRASTELKGLIRNIKRAVEEEIRIQQSLQEIQGVISPLLRITGRR from the coding sequence ATGGCGGAACCCCAAATCTCCAAGACCTTCCCGGTGAAACCGAAGCAAAAACCCAAGCCTCGCACCCCAAAACAAACCCCAGAATCCAAGTACTGGTCCTCCTTCAAAACCAAGCAAATCCCTAATCTCATCGCCTCCATAAACTCCCTCACCTTCTCCCCCACCGCCCCTCACTCCTTCGCCGCCGCCCACTCCACCTCCCTCACCCTCTACAACCCCCAAAGCCAATTCTCCCGCTCCTCCAACATCTCCCTAAACGACGTCGTCTCCTCCGCCTCCTTCCGCTCCGACGGCCTCCTCATCGCCGCCGCCGACCTCTCCGGCCTCGTCCAAGTCTTCGATGTCAAAACCCGAACCCCCCTCCGGAGGCTCCGGTCCCACACCCGCCCCGTCCGCTTTGTCAAGTTCCCCGTCGCCGATAAGCTCCACTTGGTCTCCGGCGGCGACGACGCGGTCGTCAAGTACTGGGACGTCGCCGGCGAGACCACGATTTGCGACTTTCTAGGGCACAAGGACTACGTGCGCTGCGGCGATTGGTCCCCAAATGATTCCAACATGTTCATCACTGGGTCGTATGATCACACAGTGAAGCTCTGGGATGTGAGGGATAAGGATTCGAGCTCCGTGACGGAAGTGAATCACGGTAAGCCGGTGGAGGACGTGATGTTCTTGCCTTCCGGCGGGTTAATTGCGACGGCCGGAGGAGATTCGGTGAAGATTTGGGATTTGATTGGAGGAGGGAAGTTGGTGTATTCAATGGAGAGCCATAACAAGACGGTGACTTCGATTTGTGTTGGGAAAGTTGGGAAGCTCAGTGGGGAAGAGGCTCAGCAGTACAGGATTTTGAGTGTGGCATTGGATGGTTACATGAAGGTTTTCGATTACGCGAAAATGAAGGTTACTCATTCAATGAGGTTCCCTGCGCCGCTCATGTCAGTGGGGTTTTCGCCGGATTGTATGACTAGGGTTATTGGAACTTCGAATGGGATAATATATGCTGGGAGGAGGAAAAACAAGGAAGATGTGGAGAGTGGTTCTGATGAGGAGCTTACCAAGTATGAAAGGAGGTTGAAGAAGTTGGGTTCCGGGAATGCTTTGGGTTTGGGGCCTGTGGCGGAGGAGCCACGGATTAGGGTCTTGAAGCCTACTAGTTTTCGGTATTTTCGGAGAGGGCAGTCAGAGAAGCCGTCTGAGAGAGATTATCTGGTGATGAGGCGGAAGAAAGTGAAGTTGGGGGAGCATGATAAGCTGTTGAAGAAGTTTAGGCATAAGGAAGCTCTGGTGTCTGTATTGGGGAGGACTAAGAATCCGGAGAATGCTGTGGCTGTGATGGAAGAATTGGTGTCGAGAAAGAAGTTGCTGAAATGTGTTTCGAATTTGGATTTGGAGGAGCTCGGAATGTTGCTGATGTTTTTGCAGAGGTACTCGACCATGCCAAGGTACTCGAGGTTGTTGATGGGGTTGACAGAGAAGGTTATTGAGATGAGGGCTGACGACATTAGAGCTTCTACTGAGTTGAAGGGTCTTATTAGAAACATTAAACGTGCTGTCGAGGAGGAAATACGAATACAACAATCTTTGCAAGAGATACAGGGTGTTATTTCTCCTTTGTTGAGGATAACTGGAAGAAGATGA